The Pecten maximus chromosome 17, xPecMax1.1, whole genome shotgun sequence DNA segment cttaaatattaAGAGTTGTTTCTCTTATGAACAATGTGGTTGATTTAAACTTAACACTCATTACAAGACGCCAATTATTGctaatatatcaaattatcaatcaaGTCATAATCAGTCAAAACACTGATTAAATATGGACTTATGTATATCGATGGTGCAAATCATGTGTTTGGCGAGTTTGATTTCAGCTATGAAGGAAATTGGACTTCATATATTTCACACTGGTTGCTCTTGCGAGGAAGGTTACACATGACATCTCTaagtttgattattttattttagtttcaGTTTCAGCATTTAGGGGATTAAACATGAGATATTTTAGTTCGCTTTCAGTTTCAGTGGTGAAATGACTTCAAATCAGACCTTTTAGATTGGTTTCAGTTTCAGGAGTGATGGGTTTTCACATCAGAAATATTAGATTGGTGTCAGTTTCAGTGTTGAGTTGActtcaaaacatatattttagaTTGGTTTAAACTGTGAGGAATATTTCCCattttagttttctttttagttttttttagtAACGAATGTTACACATAGTCAACGCAAACAATTGAATACATTACTGGCTTAACCAAACTTCATGACCAATTGATTCTTCATTCTCAAGACGTCATCAGTGGTTTTGATATTCGTCAACATAATGTGGAAAAGGCCTTTTTTTACACAAGGGGTTAGAGTACATCTTTTTTCTTAATGAAAAACGGGTATATGTTGATAAACTGAAAACAGACCTGGACGGTGAAAATGGTTGATGAACACTTGTTGGATACCAAATTTACTTTCCCACACAAATATCTTAGATAAAAAGGCTTCCCTGGCGCAAAACGCGAAATCAGAAATGtttagtaatatatattgataacactTATCAAAATAGTAATTGGCTTTTCTCCTTCAACCAAACTGCGAAATCTTAAATCTCAAATAAGGACTTTTAGTTCTACTTAGATAGGTTAGATATATGTAACAATGACTATCGGTATACATACACCGAATAAACTTGAAGGATCCCCCCCTATCCTACATCACTCTAAATATGTTCATTAGAACTCATATACCATTGCCGCCATgtgattttaaaaagaaaagcgGGGAGGGtaatattcatgaaatatcCAGGTTTGCCGAAGCGCACAATGAGTACCACAACGTTTGTTTTCTAAATTCCGCTCTAATAGATACACGTTTATTGTCGTTGTTTGTGTTGTAAAAACCTACTGACTGGTATTGATTTCCATAGCGTTATCTGCAAATACCTTAACCACCAGTTAATAATGtctttttttgtcttttatCGTTAAGCACGCTGAAAGTTTCACTGCAAGAGAAAAGCAGAAGAACAACGTAGGCGGCACGGTCATATAGGACCATCAAATTCCAGTCTACTTTTGAAAAAAGTAGATTTGTATATTAgactctatttttttttttttattaattggtGATACTTGGAGAGGTTTCAGATGTTTCAGGTGCAATTAATCATTTTTTCCGTTAAATTTCCATAAAATTAACATTTGCAATTCGTACTGAAAGATCGGAAATATCCAgattgtgataaaaaaaatatacattaatattgatCCTACGATAtcgacaattttttttcaattttcgacgaacaaatgtattatgtatgtgacatcaaaaatgtattattgttcAAAAGAGTACGTGGATTTATATGTTTTGCAAGAGCAATGCTACCAAAACCAGCAGACTGACTTGCTATAAATTGGCGACATCTGGATACGGTTTCGAAGAAACATAAAACCCCACATATTATAAGTTCATTTGGTGATTCGTCACAGTGATAAAATTACCGAAGCGGTGCAATTCGTCCTGTGATCTATTAATCTCGATCTAAATTATGCACATTGTCTATGTTCGGATGTCATTCTTTAGCGTGTTATCAGATTAGAATATATGCATAAAACGAACGGTTTTTCCATAATTAGATGCGGTACATATATCATCAGTAGCTTATCTAGTGTAGACTTTTACAAGATACTCATTTCGTTTTCGTCATTACAAGAAACCAGATGTTGCTAAGTGTGAATGTACGGATAGCATTGACATGGATGACGGTTTCATCCCTTTTGGCAGGTGAGACATTCATAAGAGTGAGATAGTAAAGcttattgatattatatatttatatcataggCTTACCTtgtcaatatatacattttgtattggtatgataattgataaaataagTATTCTATATGTTAAGATTGACTGTTTTTGCTACAAAATATGTAATGCAATAAGACAATATGCATGTGTATGATAATAGATAAAATTTGCATTCTACATGTTAAGATTTACTATTTTTCTACAAAATATGTAACTCAGTAAGACAATTAAAATCCTACTGATTATATACTTATTTCAGTGTTTGGAACTGTTTTAACTTTTGAAACTATCTACAAGATGTGGGAGTTAAAAACAGTCCATGACGTCAGAACATTGCGGGCCGATTCCGATTTGGAAGTGGTCGCCGTATCGTCCATTTTGTGTGTGGTGACCGCTCTGGAGTACAATCGATCAACGGCGTCTTATAACGAGTCATCTCAACAGTGTTTTCTCCATGAATCTAACAGCGAGAAAGACATGGTTGACGGGATCGGTGTGCTTTACTTACAAGGGGACATACAAACAAATGCGATACTATCGCATGGTGAGTAATGTATTCAATTGTGTTTCAGTCTAACGCAATGAAcgatatttttaaataaagtCTGTATATTAGGATggcaaatatatatcattatagaATGCCATTTAATATAAGCTAAcaaatatttagtatatagaACATCATAGCAGTAAAACTGAATATGCAAAATTAAATCGTACGTATACAAATCATCCGTCTAATATTTGTCAGGGGTAAACTCCGTAATACTGAACAGATTTCCATTAAATATCTTCCTATCCCATACAAACAATACAAGCAGTAGGGACGGGATGCTTTGTGATtttttacttcattttaaagGTGATGACATTGGCGTTGATGGCGGCGGCGGTGTTGGTAGTGGTGGTGATGGAGGTAGGTGGTGGCGGTGGCAGTGGTGGTAGTGTTGTCGAGAGAGgaaggtggtggtggtggtagtgttgtcgagggaggtaggtggtggtggtagtggtggtggtggtggtggtggtggtgtcgAGGGAGGTAGTAGGTggtagtgttgtcgagggagGTATGTGGTGGTGGcagtggtggtgatggtggtggtagtggtggtggtggtgatgatggtggtggtggtgtttTCGAGGgaggtggtggtgatggtggtggtagtggtggtggtggtggtggtggttgtggtggtggttgtggtggtggtgtCGAGGGAGGTAGTAGGTCGTAGTGGTGTCGAGGGAGCTAgtaggtggtggtggtggtggtggtgtcgAGGGAGGTAGGTGGTGGTGGCGTGACGATGGTGGAAATGGTGATAGAACGGAGTAAACTGTAGGTAGACGGTGTAAGCTGTCGACTTGTGTAGGTTGCTATGCGAATGTGTAGGCAGTAGCGGAACGATATACAAAGAAGTAATTCTTGGATGATGTACGATGTAGTGGGATGGTGTATGATATTGTTTCAAGGTGTATGGTGTTGTGGGCGGTGTATGGTTGTTGTTGGAAATTGCGCTGCGGTGTAAAGAGAAGTAACTTGAAGTTCTTTATTTGCCATGTAATGattaaattttcaataattaaatGTTTCTCAGACATAAAAAGCTGCGGAGATCTCAATCCATCCAGCCTATCAGGAGTGTACCGTATCTCATCTGTACCAGGGAACAGCTTTGATGTGTAttgtgacatggatagtgatGGAGGgccttggactgtaagtataacaaactctctagtgtactgtgacatggatagtgaaggATGTCCctggactgtaagtataacaaactctctattgtactgtgacatggatagtgaaggATGTCCTTGGACAGTATGTATAACAAACTATCTAGTGTACTGTTACATGGATAGTGACggaggtccttggactgtaagcataacaaactctctagtgtattGTGACATAgatagtgaaggaggtccttggactgtaagtacaacgaactctctagtgtactgttaCATGGATAGTGACggaggtccttggactgtaagCATAACAACCTCTCTAGTGTATTGTGACATAgatagtgaaggaggtccttggactgtaagtataacaaactctctagtgtattGTGACATAGATAGTGATAgaggtccttggactgtaagtataacaaactctctagtgtattGTGACATAgatagtgaaggaggtccttggactgtaagtataacaaactctctagtgtattGTGACATGGATATTGATTGAAGTCATTGGACTGTAAGTATAgcaaactctctagtgtactgtgacatagatagtgaaggaggtccttggactgtaactataacaaactctctagtgtactgtgacatagatagtgaaggaggtccttggactgtaagtataacaaactctctagtgtactgtgacattgatagtgatggaggtccttggactgtaagtataacaaactctctagtgtactgtgacattgatagtgatggaggtccttggactgtaagtataacaaactccCTAATGTACTGTGACATTGATAGTGATggaggtccttggactgtaagtataacaaactctctagtgtactgtgacatggatagtgatggaggtccttggactgtaagtataacaaactctctagtgtactgtgacattgatagtgaaggaggtccttggactgtaagtataacaaactctctagtgtactgtgacattgatagtgatggaggtccttggactgtaagtataacaaactctctagtgtactgtgacattgatagtgatggaggtccttggactgtaagtataacaaactctctagtgtactgtgacattgatagtgatggaggtccttggactgtaagtataacaaactctctaatgtactgtgacattgatagtgatggaggtccttggactgtaagtataacaaactctctagcgtactgtgacatggatagaGAAGGAGGTGCTTGGACTgtaagtacatatataacaaactctctagtgtactgtgacattgatagtgatggaggtccttggactgtaagtataacaaactctctagtgtactgtgacatggataaTGATCAGGAGACATATATTGTAAGTAAACATATATGTCTAATGCACCGTGAGATGGATGCTGATGGACACCCTTATCTGCTGTAATGTGACATCGATAGTATTACAGGTACTTTGACATGGATAGTGACGGCGGTCCATGGACTgttaataaaacagttatttaCTGCAATGTGGCATACGTATGTACCATTGGAAGGCATTGGACTGTAAAAAAATCCGAGCTCGactgtactgtaacatgtgTAGAGACGAGGATACTTAGACTGTTAATACAGGTGGTcgattggttaaggtgtcccgacactttatcactagccaaCCACCTTtaggttgtgagttcgaaacctacgtgggactGTTGCTAGATACTGACCTTAGGCCGGTGGTTgttccccgggtactccggctgtcctccacctccaaatcctggcacgtccttaaatggccctggctgttaatatgacgttaaatgaaataaaccaaaccaagttgTTAATACATTGCATTATGATATATCTGGTGTACTGTGACAAAGTCACACATTTCCTGGAACTCAGAGTAAAACAGATATATACTTTAACTGTTACATGGTTAGTAAAGGAGTTCCTTGAACTGTCGATTTAACAAATATCTAGTGAAGTGATCCATGGGTAATATTGAATTCTACcacgtttgctatgcaacgccagttttaaTTGGTTTAAAACCGTGTATCATTTGCCAGTAATCCACTCTCctgtcaataatacacgctcatgagtcacggctgttacaataCCCCCCTCCAAAATCgtacatttgtaaacaaacatggcggtGCCAAAACGTTTGAACGTCGGAGTCCGTGTATATTACAACGGAGAAATTTGTCAGATTGGCTAATTTCTATCAACCCAGAACAGACTTTGctaaacaatattttgttaGGTCAATTTCAACAGGCAACCTTTGGAGAGCATTTCTACATTAATTGCTGGCTGACATCTCCGAAAGTTCTCATAATGTTGCCGTAAACTGGCTTGGGATTGACGTCagcttttgaatattcattagcaCGCGCGCCTTATTGTTTCTTGTaaattgtaacagccatgtAGCGACACTTTTCCCTcggtttctttgccgtttttcaATTAGtaagaggtagatctcagaactaaacagtacatggtagactagaaataatcaactttgactcgtgtattgttgcaggatatacaactcggactcggacattttgcaattttaattaataactgcGGCcttcatttaaatttaattgcaaaatatcctcgtcctcgttgtatatcatGCAACAATATACGGAtcattgttaattatttcttaaatatttacTTGGTGGTCCGGGTTATTAAATAACTTTACATATGTCGAAATTGAAGTTTGCAGCGCCAATGAAGATTCATGTTTATACATTATGAAACAGTTTCTGTTTATTacctatatatttatttcttttatctTTATTCATATTTTCCTAGAATTCTTCTAACAATCTACAGACATTTATTACGCAGGTCATACAGAACCGCAAGAGCAAAGAGGTGGACTTCTATAGAAACTGGGATCAATACAAACATGGATTTGGTGATCTTCAAGGGAACTTCTGGCTTGGTGAGGCTGAGACTGTCAAGTGTAGAACATAAATATTGAAAGTACAACTTATTCTGTTTTAGTTGTCGTATGACAATGTTACAGGTCTTGTTATCTCGATGTTGTCCTCAGTAGgtacacactttatatcaaAGTTCTCATAtggtaaaacaaaaataacatgtGCAATCTTTACGTGTTGAAACAGGAAACGACCACATACATACACTGACCAAGACCCCGTGCATTCTCCGTGTCCAACTGCTGTCTTGGAGTGGGTCATTTGGGTACGCTGAATACTCGATCTTCCAGGTATCCAGCGAGGTTCACGACTACAAACTGTTGATAAATGGCTATCGTGGAAATATCAGTAAGTCCCTGTTTTTcgtatttgttttgaaaataatgcAGTATAAGGACACATCTGTGATTATCATATTCAGATGAATTTAATCCACCAAAATAAGTTGAATGTcataaaaatagtttttttaaactattttttagtcatttcatttctgtttttatgtcattattttttttttaaatagtgtgacgtcatcagtttaTCTGAGAGGCAGCAATTTCTGCAATCGTCTTCCAACATTACGATGTTGATTGTTTGTCCTTACATAATGTTATGTCCGATGGATGGACGGTTACTATTACAAGCGCTCAACTCATAGGTATCGAGCCtatcttttttttctgcaaTAATCAGGATTACATCCGGGCCATCATGTATAATTAAGTTACGTTCAACAACTCGCTGTTATTTCTTGTAAAATCCGTCTATAAATCAGGTCTTGGCTATACTATCATCAGTTATTGATAATGATGTTAAATCGGTGTTATTTACAGGTGACGCCTTAAGAAAGAACAATGGTTGGCCATTTTCTACAAAAGACAAAGACAACGATGGGACAAAATATATTGATTGTGTTAAAAATCGAAGAGGACCTTGGTGGCATGAAACATGTACTCACGCGAATCCTAATGGTCTATACGAGCCATCCACATTCAAACAATCAATGCACTGGTTGGatttttatacaaacattgacAATGGACGAATGAGGGAGACAAGGCTAATGTTAAAAAGACCTTAAAGCTTTGGTGGTGTGTCCATGATAGACAATGTACACAGATTTGCTCTTTCTTATGTGTTGACGAAAAAGAAAAATCTTAGAAATGAGACATATCTGATTGCgatgaactatatatacattatttaaaacaatctTAACTTCGAACGAAAGAAAATAACAAGGATATGCTATCAGTTAAAGGACTAAAACCAGCaatgcatttatttttgtttcattggcttgttaaagtgatgtgttaagCACAACGCATTAATGAGATGACGATTTTCACGAATCATCGTGTCACTGGACAAAACCGCCTGGTACCAACTCGGGATGGTTAAATAAAAAGGAGGAAGAGACAGAAAGACGCATTAGATGTCTTGGTACACCTCAGATCCAAGCCCTTTGGATATATTGTCTTTAACCTGGCACAGAAACGGGTGTGTAATATGCTTTCCCTTAATCATTTTTCATGTAGACCATTGTAAATATCGTCCTTACTCGTGTTTTGTCCTTGTTTCAATAATATGCTAGGTGTAGTAATGATCGTGTTTAGATTTCGAGTAATATCCTTTGCAGAGCTCAAGGTAACGGTTTAGATTGCTGCTTCGGTAGTCATGGTTTCTTATGAGCTAAAAGTACTATGTTGTCGTAATCAGTGAAGACAAGTGTGAGTTTCACACCTCTCTCCCCTAGAACATAAATTGAAGGTACATGCACACTGACAGTAGGGGTGGCGACAGCTTGGTTAGTACTGTCTCCACCGATGGCACGTTTGTTTACCCTTACGGTTCCCCACCAACTCCCAAAATAGCATAATTGTATTTCCTTGAAGCGGCGTTCTTTATCTTTATCATAATTCTATAAATGCCACCAAAGACGTTTCAGCATTGTCTTTCCTTCTATCAATCTCTTTTTGCTTCCTTCATCTCCTGGTGTCATTAAGACTCATGTCCTTCTAAACGCCGGTTACAACATCGTTAAACCTCGCACAATAATGGATTTTAGGTAGGGCGACGACGATGAGGAGTAGGTTAATTTTTCCTCCGTTTCATTCTGATTTCATACTGTTTCAATATGTCTGTTAAATTATCCAATTACTATAACATTTGCTTGCCATACTAATTTGTATTAGAATAACAGTTTCATTTTGCAATAGcatttttgtatttcctgtGTGCAATTTTACAGTTTTTTGTGTTCATTTTGTTAATAAAGTTGAAGTAAAAGCGCAGTTATTTGATATGTCTTTGTGCCGAGTCGTCCTTTTAATACAAAACACATACGTTTTACATGGTGGAAGGGATAAGTCAACAGTTATGTATCTGATACCTTACTTTGATGGCACCGATATCTAAAAGGCTACCTCTCAAGTCAATTGATCAACCGTTACCTGTCAATGATGATGTTTTAATCAATAGATTAACATTTAACCAATTAAGTAACATCT contains these protein-coding regions:
- the LOC117314988 gene encoding angiopoietin-related protein 7-like, producing MWELKTVHDVRTLRADSDLEVVAVSSILCVVTALEYNRSTASYNESSQQCFLHESNSEKDMVDGIGVLYLQGDIQTNAILSHGDDIGVDGGGGVGSGGDGDIKSCGDLNPSSLSGVYRISSVPGNSFDVYCDMDSDGGPWTVIQNRKSKEVDFYRNWDQYKHGFGDLQGNFWLGNDHIHTLTKTPCILRVQLLSWSGSFGYAEYSIFQVSSEVHDYKLLINGYRGNISDALRKNNGWPFSTKDKDNDGTKYIDCVKNRRGPWWHETCTHANPNGLYEPSTFKQSMHWLDFYTNIDNGRMRETRLMLKRP